CTGATGGCGCCGATCCTGCGCGAAATGGACGTCGCGGTCTTCCCCAACCGCTCCGAAGGCGGCACCAATCTGGTGGCGATGGAATGCATGGCCTGTGGCGTGCCGACGATTCTGTCGGCCAATACCGGTCATCTCGACCTGATCGACGGCGGCAATTGCTATGCGCTGGAACATCAGACCCCCGTTGCAGGCGAAGGCGCTGGTGTCGGCTCCGTGGCCGGGTGGGGAGAAAGCAGCGTCGATGAAATCGAAGAGGCGCTGGAGCGGGTCTGGCGCGACCGCAACGAAGCCCGTCGCCGTGGCGAGCGCGGCGCGGCGAAACTGGCTGGCTATACCTGGTCGCGCACGGCGGATGCGATGAAAAAGATTATCAGGACCTATCAGTAATCGCTTCAGCAAGTGACACCGCCTGGGCAATCGAGGCGGTAAAATTCCCCGCCTCGGTTTGGCGGCAAAGCTGCATCGACGGATACCAGGGCGTGGTGGCGCCCTCAGAACCCCAGCGCCAATCCGGCACTTTCTTCAAAAGGCCGATGGTCGGTACGCCAAGGCTACCGGCCAGATGCAAAGGCGCGGTGCAGACCGAAATGAAGGCCGAAAGCTGGGTGAGGATGGCAGCCGTGTCGAGAAAGGCATCCGCTCCGGCATCGAAGTCCGGGCCTGGATGTTCCAGCGTGAAGGACAGGCCCGCCACTTTATAGCCTGACGGGGTATCGGCGGGTTCCAACGCCGCCTCATCAAGCTTTTGCAGGGCAATCAGCCGCGTGCCGCCAAGGTTCGCAAAGGGCGACAGCTGTTCGGGACCGGCAAGACTGCGGCCTTTTTCCGCTGGTGACAGGGGATTGCCGCGCCAGACAAAACCCAGGGCTTTCTCGCCTTGTTTCAAATCAAGCCGTTCACGCCACAGCGAAACCCGCTCCGCCTGTGGCTGCAAATAGGCACGGGCTTTCGGCACACTGCCCAGCGTCAATTTCAGCCGATGCGGCAGACCAAGCAACGGCACCTGAAAATCGATGGTCCCTGCTGGCGGGTTCTCTGCCTGTACCCGATCTGCCCCCGGCACATCCGCCAGCAGCCCGACCAGCTTGTTTGGCACTTGCAGGATCACCTCGCCGCCAAGCGATTTGACCAGGGGTAGCAGCTTGACGAACTGGATCGTGTCGCCAAGCCCCTGTTCCGCATGAACCAACAGGCGTTTGCCTTGAAAAGGCCGCCCGTTCCAATCGGCAATATCCGTGTGACGTGCCTCTCCCGGAAAGCCTTCGGCCTGCCAGCGCCATTCGTACTCGGCAAAACCAGTGGTATAATCGAAAAGCCGCAGCAGGTTGAGGCCAAGGTTATAATGAGCCTCAGCGGAGGTGGGATAGATTTCCAGCGCCTTGGACAGCAGCGCCATCGCCGCTTCCGCCTCGCCCAATTCGGACAGCGCATTGCCGAGATTGTGGAGCGCTATGCGGTTTTGCGGATCGAGTGCCAGCGCTTGCCGATAAGCGGTAATCGCTGCCGGATAATCATCGAGATCAGCGTGCGTTACGCCGATATTGGCGTGACAGGCGGCATTGTCAGGTGCCAATTGCGCGGCCCTTTGATAGGCTTCCAGCGCATCCGGCTTGCGACCGGCCTCACCCAGCGCATTGCCGAGATTGTACCAGATATCACTTTCCTCAGGCGCAAGTCTGAGCGCCCTGGCATAAAGCGACAGTGATTGCGCCAGATCGCCACGCGAGCGCTCCGCCGAGGCCAGCAGTCTGAGCGCATCGACCTGGTCGGGCTCTTCCTCGAGAATGGCACGGTAATGGGCAATCGCCTCGTCCAGCATCCCAGCCTTGTGCAGCTGAAAGGCCTGGATCAGCCTTTCGCCCGACGCAGTTTGGTTCGTCATGGCTTACGCTCCACCAACCGTTTAAGGTCTTCTGCCACCGCCTTGGCCACACTTGCCCAATCGCCTGGTTGCGGTTGGCGAAACAGTTTCAGGCCCGGATACCAGGGGCTATCGTCTCGACCGGTCATCCAGCGCCAATCCGCACCGTATTTCAGCAGCGCAAAGCATGGCACGCCCAGCGATGCCGCAAGATGCAGAGTGGAGGTGCAGGAGGAAATCACCAGATCAAGCGCAGCAATCGCTGCCGCCGTCTCGCCGAAATCGCCAAGGTCTGACCCCGGCACCTGCATGGCCTTGGCAAACTCCAGACCGGCCATCTGTTCCAGCCCGTCCTTGAATTGCAGGCTGATGAAATGCGCTCCTTCGACAGCAAACAATGGCTCCAACACTTTCAAGGGCGGCGAGCGCCCCTTGTCAGCGCGCGCGACCGGATTGCCCTGCCAGACCAGCCCGACCCGCAAAGCGTCACGATGCGCAAACCGCGCTTCCCAATCCGCCACCCGGCGAGGATCGGGCCGGAAATTGGCCGGGCCGGGCAAAGTTTCCAGCGTGGTTGCAAAAATCAGCGGCAGGCTCATGATCGGCGCTTCGACATCGGCATCGTCAATGGCATCGACGCCCTGGCGGCGCAGGGTGATGTTGCGCCTCTCCACCACCAGCGTTGAAAACAGGCTGATCAGCGGCTCACGCAATTCCAGAATGACATGCCCGACCTTGAGAGCGGCTTGGCGCACGAAACGGGCAAACTGGATCTGGTCGCCCAACCCCTGTTCTCCGTGGATCAGCAGTACTTTGTCCGGCAGGGCCTCGCCAGTCCAGCGCGGCATAGGCAGCGAGCGCGCCACCATTTCGGCACCCTGCCAGCGCGTCTCGTAATCGCGAAAACCCTGCGGCAGATTGCCCGCCATCAAATGGGCATGCGCCCGGTCGATCAGGGTTTCGACATCACCAGGCAGGAGATCCAGCGCCCGATCGAGACTGGCGATTGCCTCCTCAACCCGGCCCATTTCGCGCAATGCATTGCCAAGCCCGCGATGGGCCTTGGACAGATCCGGACGCAATTGGATCGAGGCGCGGTAAGCCTCCAGCGCTTGCCCATAGCGGTCCGTGTCGCGCAAAAGATTGCCAAGCGTCATATAGGCTTCGGCGCTGGGGCTGGTCTCCAGGCTTTGGCGCAGGCAGGCCTCGGCCTCATCCTGCTTGCCGACGTGGCGAAGGGCTATGGCATAATTGGTCTGGAAGGTCGGCGTTGCAAGGCCAAGTGCCGCTGCGCCCCGCAGCAGGACATAGCCGCGATGGTAATGCAGGCGCTCAACCGCCAACCCGCCCAGCATATGCAGCGCCTCGGCCCGTGTTTCGTCCTCATGCAGCAGCGCCGCATAGGTCGCCTCGGCGGCAGTGACATTGCCGGCCATATGGGTGCGGATGGCGGCGGCCAATCGTTGCTGCGGACCCGGCTGGGCCGGAACGGCAACCACAGGCTCGGCGGCTTCAAACAGTTGCGCCCTGTCACCCTCGACCAGCCTGCCAAGCGCGTCGGCCACGCGGGAGACGACACCGGCAAAGGGTTCCGCTTCGACCTCATCGGCCACCCGGCGAAACACCCGGCTTGTCGGATACCAGGGGCTATCGCTGCGTCCGCGCAGCCAGCGCCATTCGGCATGGGATTTGAGGATTACCCAGGTCGGGCGGCCAAGCGCACCAGCCAGGTGCGCCACCGCCGTATCGGAGGTGATGACGAGATCGAGATTCATGATCATCGCTGCCGTATCCGCAAAGGCATCGGCACCGCTGTCAAACTCTTCCGGCGGGCGCTCGACGACAAAATCCACCATGTCCAACTGCTCTTCGCCTGCCCCCTTTTGCAAGGCGATCAGGCGCACACCGTCAATGGCGGCAAGCGGCGCCAACACCTGCAAGGGAAAGCTGCGGCCCTTATCGACCTGTGGATCGGGATTGCCCTGCCAAACGAGGCCGACGCGGAAGCCAGGCTTTGCCGAAAGCCAGCCTGCCCAGCGCCGCACCCGCAGCGGATCGGCAAACAGATAGGCGGGAAAAGCCGGGATTGTCTCGACGACTGTGCCGCAAAGCAGCGGCAAGCTCATCATGAAAACGTGGTAATCGAGCGGCGGGACGGGATCGCTTTCGCAGACAACGCCATCCACTCCCGGCACGGTTTGCAGCAGCGTGGCAATCTTGCGACGGCAGCCAATCATCACCTTGGCCGCGCCTTTTTCCTTCAGGAGCGCCACATAGCGGACGAACTGGAAAGCATCGCCAAAGCCCTGTTCGGCCAGAACCAGAATGGACTTGCCCGCCAGATCCTCCCCCTGCCAGACCGGCAGCCGGACGCGGGTGCGATCTATGCCGAGGATTTCCACCAGGAAGCGACGCTCGTAAAGCGGCAGGCCACGGGCATAATCGCCCTCGTTCAGCAAACACATGCCCAGCGCCATTTCCGCATCGGCATAGCCGGGACGGGCCTCGATCGCCTTGCCAAAAGCCAGTATCGCCTCGTCTTCGCGGCCGGTATCCATCAGGCTGATGCCGAGATTGCTCCAGGATTCGGCATGGCCGGGCTTGGCAAGCGCGCCTTGCCTCTGGATCCAGCAGGCAAGATCGGCATAGCCGTGATTACGCTCCGCCACACCCAGATTGCTCCAGGCATCGGCATTGCCGGGGTCAAGCGTCAAAGCCTTTTCCCAGGCGCGCGCGGCGGCCTGCGGCTGCTTGGCTTTTAGCAGAACAGCACCCAGTTGCACGTGATGCGAGGCCAGTTCCGGCTCGATCCGGCAGGCGCGTCGCAGAGCTTCCTCCGCCACGTTGAACCGGCCAAGCGCCAGCGCCGCCGCCGCATAAACCGACAGGGCGTGACCTGAGCGCGGCTGGGCTTTCAGCACCTCGCCTGCGCGGCGGAAGGCTGTTTCGGCATCACCCACCGACGTTTCGCGCCGGGCCAGCGCCAAAAGGCACGCTGCGTGACCGGTATCGTAGAGCAGCCCGTGGCGCAGCGCCCGCATCCCATCGGTCACAAGCCCCGCAGCATCGAGCGCAATGGCGAAATTGCTCCAGTGATCGCCAAGCGAGGGGCGGATCGCCACCGCGCGGGCGCAAAAGGGAATGGCCTGCCGCCCTGCCACCGATGAGCGTTCACCGGCCTCTAGACACGCCATGCCAAGCAGATTGAGCACCCGCTCTCTTTGAAAATCCTGCGTCAGCACATGCCGGTAAAGCTGCACGGCCCGGCCATAATCGCGGCCCTGATGGCGCTTGATCGCCTCGTTCAATCCGTCAGCGGCCTCATCGGGCGCATCATCCGTGGCACGTCCGGCAAACAGCAGCACTTTCAACTCATGCGCAACGTCCTGAAGAACCGGTTGCCATTGCCCCGCCTCCATCTGGCGAAACAGCCGCATGGTCGGGTACCAGTCGGTCAGAATGCCATCCATGCCCCAGCGCCAGTCCGGGGCTTTCTTCAGCAACAGCCAGACCGGCCTGCCCAATGCGCCCGCAAGATGGGCAAGGGCGGTATCTGAGGTGATGACCAGATCCAGCGACGCCATCAAGGCTGCGGTATCGACAAAGGCATCGGGACCGTCATCCAGACCCGGAACGGGGTGCAGCGCCAATCCCTCCGGCGCTTGCTGATCGGCTCCTACCCCCTTTTGCAGGGAAATGATGTCAATTTCATCTGAGAATTCGGCAAGCGGCTGGAAGAGTTCCAGCGGCAGCGAGCGGCCCGGCTCACCATAGGCCTTTGGATTGCCCTGCCAGGATAGACCGATACGAAAACGTGTCTTCTCCTTCTCCTGCTCTTGCTCCTGGCTTGGAGAAAGCCCGCCAAGCCAGTCGCGCCAGCGCTCGAAAAGCTGTTTTTCCAGGGTGAGATAGGGAACGCGCTGGCCTGTCGCCTCTGGCACAAGGTTGATCAGGCCCGGCAGCGACAAGAGCGGTGCCCAGGCCGCGTAAGCGGGCAGATCCGCACCATCAGGCAAGAGCGTGATGGACGGAGTGGCAAAAAGTTCGGAAAGGTTCAGCAGACGGTAGA
The Allorhizobium ampelinum S4 genome window above contains:
- a CDS encoding tetratricopeptide repeat protein, with amino-acid sequence MTNQTASGERLIQAFQLHKAGMLDEAIAHYRAILEEEPDQVDALRLLASAERSRGDLAQSLSLYARALRLAPEESDIWYNLGNALGEAGRKPDALEAYQRAAQLAPDNAACHANIGVTHADLDDYPAAITAYRQALALDPQNRIALHNLGNALSELGEAEAAMALLSKALEIYPTSAEAHYNLGLNLLRLFDYTTGFAEYEWRWQAEGFPGEARHTDIADWNGRPFQGKRLLVHAEQGLGDTIQFVKLLPLVKSLGGEVILQVPNKLVGLLADVPGADRVQAENPPAGTIDFQVPLLGLPHRLKLTLGSVPKARAYLQPQAERVSLWRERLDLKQGEKALGFVWRGNPLSPAEKGRSLAGPEQLSPFANLGGTRLIALQKLDEAALEPADTPSGYKVAGLSFTLEHPGPDFDAGADAFLDTAAILTQLSAFISVCTAPLHLAGSLGVPTIGLLKKVPDWRWGSEGATTPWYPSMQLCRQTEAGNFTASIAQAVSLAEAITDRS
- a CDS encoding tetratricopeptide repeat protein, with translation MTTHEVSQCRSLLAQGRVAEALQGLTALVEAHPEHAETAHYYALALHLSGRSREAIPAFEHALQLAPDQSGLLQNMVLPLIAVGDHQRAIDIGARAVTLDGKAVGAWSNLVLALTSAKRWDEALNAARQGLALDNNEPSLLAQMGVILLELGDSAGAETHLRRALELKPDAEAFYNLGVLLHGLQRDPEACDSYTKALTLDPSHRRAANNLAASLRILGNLKGADRILKQLIGIGDAPVHRFNRACLQLLDGQWSEAWADYELRDQATGSSTSPLLMQGPRWQGEALQDQTLLVFHEQGLGDTIQFIRFLPRIADRVGHVVFVCQPQLYRLLNLSELFATPSITLLPDGADLPAYAAWAPLLSLPGLINLVPEATGQRVPYLTLEKQLFERWRDWLGGLSPSQEQEQEKEKTRFRIGLSWQGNPKAYGEPGRSLPLELFQPLAEFSDEIDIISLQKGVGADQQAPEGLALHPVPGLDDGPDAFVDTAALMASLDLVITSDTALAHLAGALGRPVWLLLKKAPDWRWGMDGILTDWYPTMRLFRQMEAGQWQPVLQDVAHELKVLLFAGRATDDAPDEAADGLNEAIKRHQGRDYGRAVQLYRHVLTQDFQRERVLNLLGMACLEAGERSSVAGRQAIPFCARAVAIRPSLGDHWSNFAIALDAAGLVTDGMRALRHGLLYDTGHAACLLALARRETSVGDAETAFRRAGEVLKAQPRSGHALSVYAAAALALGRFNVAEEALRRACRIEPELASHHVQLGAVLLKAKQPQAAARAWEKALTLDPGNADAWSNLGVAERNHGYADLACWIQRQGALAKPGHAESWSNLGISLMDTGREDEAILAFGKAIEARPGYADAEMALGMCLLNEGDYARGLPLYERRFLVEILGIDRTRVRLPVWQGEDLAGKSILVLAEQGFGDAFQFVRYVALLKEKGAAKVMIGCRRKIATLLQTVPGVDGVVCESDPVPPLDYHVFMMSLPLLCGTVVETIPAFPAYLFADPLRVRRWAGWLSAKPGFRVGLVWQGNPDPQVDKGRSFPLQVLAPLAAIDGVRLIALQKGAGEEQLDMVDFVVERPPEEFDSGADAFADTAAMIMNLDLVITSDTAVAHLAGALGRPTWVILKSHAEWRWLRGRSDSPWYPTSRVFRRVADEVEAEPFAGVVSRVADALGRLVEGDRAQLFEAAEPVVAVPAQPGPQQRLAAAIRTHMAGNVTAAEATYAALLHEDETRAEALHMLGGLAVERLHYHRGYVLLRGAAALGLATPTFQTNYAIALRHVGKQDEAEACLRQSLETSPSAEAYMTLGNLLRDTDRYGQALEAYRASIQLRPDLSKAHRGLGNALREMGRVEEAIASLDRALDLLPGDVETLIDRAHAHLMAGNLPQGFRDYETRWQGAEMVARSLPMPRWTGEALPDKVLLIHGEQGLGDQIQFARFVRQAALKVGHVILELREPLISLFSTLVVERRNITLRRQGVDAIDDADVEAPIMSLPLIFATTLETLPGPANFRPDPRRVADWEARFAHRDALRVGLVWQGNPVARADKGRSPPLKVLEPLFAVEGAHFISLQFKDGLEQMAGLEFAKAMQVPGSDLGDFGETAAAIAALDLVISSCTSTLHLAASLGVPCFALLKYGADWRWMTGRDDSPWYPGLKLFRQPQPGDWASVAKAVAEDLKRLVERKP